ATAGCCTTGAGAAGCGAGGGGATAACTCTACCTGTCTTTTTAATATAGTTTGTATACGATTCACCAAATTGCTCAAGCATCATTTGCTCTTCATGCGGAATCCGGTAGAAGTAAAATGGCGCAAAGGTGATGAGCGTAGCCGGGCCGACGATCCAGTTTTGTAGGATGAAAACCTGTGCGATACCCCAAACCCAGTGCGCCCCGTACATGGGATGGCGGATATAGCGATAAACCCCATTAGTAACCAGCGAATGTTCTTCACGAATACGAAGCTCAGGCGACCAATTCTTACCGAGATCAGCGTGCGATTTCCAGAGCAGCCACAATCCCGCGATAAATATCGCCATACCGAGGAGGCCCATCCAAACCGGAAGTTTGTAGTCGGCAAAATTGAAAAGCGGTGTTACCAGGTAGATCGCCGGCAAGATGATCATTCCGAAGAGCTGGAAGAATACCAGGAATATGTCTAGTTTCGTCTCGTGCTTCGATTCGGCTTTGCTCTGTTTCGATTGTTTACGCATTGTAGAACGTATAAATGAGCCCGCTACCAGGCCAATTGCGTAGAAGAATTTTAAGTAAAGTGTCATTGTTTTAGCTCCGTTTAGGAAATTCGATGAGCCAATCCGGCTCAAAGGGCATTTTATTGATTATTGTATGCTATCGAACGTGCTGTGGTAAATCAAAGCTCGGCATAAGACCAGACTTTTTAGTTTACTAATTGCTCCTACGTGTTTATCTTAACTTACTCTCTTACTGTTAAAGCGGAAGGTGGGTTTGTCGGGATGGAGACGAGCACGAATCCGTTTGGCGCCAACGTCACCGCTCCCGCTCCGGACCTATCGAAGATTGAGAAAGTCATCGCGTTTAATGCCGTCACCTATATGGCACCGGCGATCAATATAAAGCTGCAAAATTATACGGTGTCTCCGTAAGATAACACCGTATAATGTAATAATACTGCATTTTAATGTTCTTAACCGCCTACCCTAGGCGATTCTTCTCTGAACCATCGACTGCATGCTCATTGATAGCTCTGATGTTCAGCCGCTTGCGCTTTTTAATGCGTTGAATATTCAGCCATCCCTGAGCACTTCGTCGTCAGTGTTAAACTGCATTCAGCGGTCCACTTGATTGATCGCTTCCTGACAGTTCATACGAGCCTTATTCCAGTGCTCCTCATTCATCATTGTCTACACCTCCTTGCAAAAGGCGATTACACCGTTTATTCCCGCAGCTCAGAGCACAATAACATCAGATAATCTAATGTGAACCATAAGCGGCGGGTGAAGGATCGTAGAGCAACCGTCA
This sequence is a window from Candidatus Aquicultor sp.. Protein-coding genes within it:
- a CDS encoding protein-S-isoprenylcysteine O-methyltransferase: MTLYLKFFYAIGLVAGSFIRSTMRKQSKQSKAESKHETKLDIFLVFFQLFGMIILPAIYLVTPLFNFADYKLPVWMGLLGMAIFIAGLWLLWKSHADLGKNWSPELRIREEHSLVTNGVYRYIRHPMYGAHWVWGIAQVFILQNWIVGPATLITFAPFYFYRIPHEEQMMLEQFGESYTNYIKKTGRVIPSLLKAIKTS